One Tunturibacter gelidoferens genomic region harbors:
- a CDS encoding ABC transporter ATP-binding protein, with amino-acid sequence MVSSLNAPQIGELTVTALGAPNAIRIEGVSVSYAVGKRSRRTVLEGIDLEIEEGEFVVLLGATGCGKSTLLRMILGQERPTSGRISVSGSAVERVDARSGYVPQKYSLFPDRTVLNNLAMGPETSKYHILGRLRPSFRAFRRQVREEALRQLQHMGLQASDAAKYPHQLSGGMQQRVAIAQSLMMKSRVLLMDEAFSALDPATRASLQRLLRSVWNELKPTVVFVTHNTAEALFLGSRLIVLARAGREDHCGSRVALDIKLPASGMSLRKNGQEFLDLVDYVERFSRGDQHTTSSPDAFPIDGEDAL; translated from the coding sequence ATGGTTTCAAGTTTGAATGCTCCTCAGATAGGCGAACTGACGGTCACGGCGCTCGGCGCACCAAACGCTATCCGCATTGAGGGCGTTTCGGTTTCGTATGCGGTTGGCAAACGAAGCCGCAGAACCGTTCTTGAAGGCATTGATCTTGAGATTGAAGAGGGCGAGTTTGTTGTTCTGTTGGGTGCGACTGGCTGTGGCAAGAGCACCCTGCTGCGCATGATTCTCGGCCAAGAGCGGCCGACCAGCGGCCGTATCTCTGTCTCCGGAAGCGCGGTCGAGCGGGTTGATGCACGATCCGGATACGTTCCGCAGAAGTATTCTCTCTTCCCGGACCGTACGGTTCTGAACAATCTGGCGATGGGGCCGGAGACCTCGAAGTACCATATTCTTGGTCGACTGCGTCCCAGCTTTCGAGCGTTCCGCAGACAGGTTCGAGAAGAGGCTCTTCGTCAGCTACAGCATATGGGTCTCCAGGCTTCGGACGCCGCCAAGTACCCTCATCAACTTTCGGGCGGAATGCAGCAGCGTGTTGCGATTGCCCAGTCCCTGATGATGAAATCGCGCGTGCTGCTGATGGATGAGGCTTTCAGCGCACTTGACCCTGCTACGCGCGCGAGTCTCCAGCGTCTGCTTCGTTCGGTGTGGAATGAGCTGAAACCGACAGTCGTCTTCGTGACGCACAATACCGCGGAGGCGCTTTTCCTCGGCAGCCGACTCATCGTTCTCGCCCGCGCCGGTCGAGAGGATCACTGCGGCTCCCGAGTAGCGCTCGATATAAAGTTGCCGGCATCTGGAATGAGTTTGCGTAAGAATGGCCAGGAGTTCCTCGATCTGGTCGACTATGTAGAGCGGTTCTCGCGAGGCGACCAACATACGACGTCCTCCCCGGATGCTTTTCCCATTGACGGAGAAGACGCGTTATGA